The DNA sequence agagacttgggtgtgctagtggatgcatcaattaagccatccgcacagtgtgcagcagcggcgaaaaaagccaacaggatgctgggcatcataaagaagggtatcacaaccaggacgcgggaagtcatcatgccactatatcgggcgatggtgcgcccgcatctggaatactgcgttcagtattggtcgccgcacctcaagaaggacatggcggtgcttgagagagtccaaagaagagcaacgaagctggtaagagggctagaaaactgcccatacgctgagaggctggataagctgggtctcttctctctggaaaagaggaggctcaggggagatatgatagagaccttcaaaatcctgagaggcatagagagggtggatagggacaggttcttcagactgagagggacaacgggtacgagggggcactcggagaaactgaagggggataggttcaagacaaatgcaaggaagtttttcttcacccaaagggtcgtggacacatggaatgcactcccggaggaagtgatcaggcagaatacagtacagggattcaaacagggattggacagattcctgagggacaaagggatcgtagggtactgaaaggggtgcagggacaaagggtcaagaatttgatgggaagataggacttcgatgagaaaccaaggggtgattcggacaggtcatgacctgttgggccgccgcgggagcggactgctgggcgtgatggacctgtggtctgacccagcagaggcactacttatgttcttatgttcttatatgtggaAAGAAAGTTAGGGATTGAAAAAATGGAAGAGGATAATATTTATTGGGCCTGATTTTCAGAGATAATTATGCATTTACCAGCCAATGGATAGAGAACAATAACTCAGCTATATAATTTTTtacatttatataaataaaatctGGTATTCATCTCACTAAATAGATTAACTTTATGTGTTAAAAGGAGGATAGAAGAGGGACAAGCCTAAACTAGATAAATTGCCCCTGAAATGGTTAACGCTTAgacatatatacagtggtacaaattaaacAGATGGTACTGGAATTAGCTCTTCCTGAAACTCTATCTGTGCCTCCTGGGTTGGTGCTGCAAACTCTGTAGAAGAACCAGCTTCCACTACTTCCATCAGGTCTGGGCCATTACCCTGATTTGAGCTGAGAAACTGTTCCTGGGGAGGGGCTTGTTCCTCTTCCCTATCCTCTCCAACAGCCTAGTCAAATCTGCAGGCTTTTCATGAGTAGAGCCATGCCCTAACCTGCCTGAGCTTGCTCTATCTTGTTGCTGTCTTGGGCTCCCCAGGTGGCTATCAGGGAGACAAGGCTTCCTATAAACAGGACTGGATTTAAACCTATGTTTCTAGGTCTGTTTACAGTAGGGCAGTGACTGGGGAGGGTTTCCATATCCTCCCATTCTGGTTCTGACCAATCGTcaggctgttctttttttttttctttctttctttctatgcatGTTACAGTTTATTGTATAGAAACACTAACAAGTTAGGGAGATCCCATTCCTTTTCCAAAGTGCAACAGACCTTCAAATGAAGGTAGCTTTTCAGCACGTGGCACCAGACATCGATGCAACATAGGTGAATTTCTCCATGACATGCAGTATGGAAATTGCAAGGGCCTCATTCACTAAGGCCTTTTCCCAGTCTACAGGGCCAAGAGCTCAAGAAATGAGGACCTTTGTGCTATTTAATCAGTGAAAGAAGAGCCTGCTCATAAAAACATCCCAAGTAGTCTAAGTTACATACTGCAATGACTCCCTaaatcatttaaatattaaacatTTTTACATGTGCTCAAAGTACAATTCTGACCTCACATGACATTCTTGTGAACTTTTCCCATATTTAAATTAGACAATAAATCTGTAAACAAGTCTTCTTGAAAGCTGTGGGCCATAGATTGGAGAAAACCTAAGTCAAGGGAAAGGTCTAGAGACCATAGATTCTTCTTTTTAACCAGACATATGATGTGGCAATCAAGATCTCAGATCATCCAGCCATCACCACAACCAAAAGGCGTGGTCATTACTTAGAAGGACAAAAGTGTCTTGTGAATGATGTCTATACATTCCTGAAGTTCATCCTCTGAGATGGTGAGGGGAGGAGCCAGTCTTATGATGTGACCATGGGTGGGCTTAGCCAGAAGTCCATTATCACAAAGCTGCAGACAGACCTTCCAGGCATCACAGTCTTTAGTTTCCTTGATGACTATGGCATTCAATAATCCTTTCCCTCTGACCCTCGTCACGATATCTGATGGAGTTTTCATAAGTTCTGCTCTCAACCACTGGCCCATGTATTCTGCGTTTTCAGCCATTTTCTCTTCTTCCATGACATCCAGAGCTGCCAGAGCCACACGACAGGCTAATGGATTTCCACTGTATGTTGATCCATGCTGCCCTGGCTTAATGGTGAGCATAATTTCATCATCCGCTAGTACTGCAGATA is a window from the Geotrypetes seraphini chromosome 1, aGeoSer1.1, whole genome shotgun sequence genome containing:
- the LOC117367965 gene encoding ornithine aminotransferase, mitochondrial-like yields the protein MTESKYDWTLKSGSVPAVVPGKLHRKGGGKLRKQSSQAKPQSQIEQLDVSAVLADDEIMLTIKPGQHGSTYSGNPLACRVALAALDVMEEEKMAENAEYMGQWLRAELMKTPSDIVTRVRGKGLLNAIVIKETKDCDAWKVCLQLCDNGLLAKPTHGHIIRLAPPLTISEDELQECIDIIHKTLLSF